The DNA region TTAGAATCCTTTTTAATAGTTTCTGCTTTTGTTGGAACACCAACTCTCCCCGCTGCAACTCCCATTTACTTTTGGTTCGAAAAAAGAAGTCCATGTGAGTTGTATAAAAAAGGATATATACTTGCAGGGAATCTACAAATCAGGAACAATTTCCACTATTTTCTTACTGAGCTGGTAAATCAAACTTCAAATTTTCCTTTATTGCCACCACAGGTGGAAAAGTAATCATCCTTGCATACAAAGGTAAAGTGTTACTTTGGTAAGGCAGATTTTTGATGTAttttttacatttattttatttagtatgctGATGATATTATATGAGCTTAAATGAAGAAATGAGGATTCACATATTTGatcccaacttgtttgggactgaggcGTAGTTGTTGTCGGTAaggcaggtttttttttttttttttttgaaacaggtaAATATAGATAAAAGAGTGAAAATTTAAGAGATACAAAGAAAGAAGTATAGTTGCCTGATAAGTATAAGTAGTGCCCTTCGGATTATAAGGTGAAATAGAAGCAATTTGGATCTCAGCTTTCTAATAACGGTAATAACAGAAATTACATACCAAAGCAAAGCAGGAAAATCAGTAGCCAAAGGGAAAAGAAGGAATGATTTGTACAATATTTACATATTTGTGTAGGAATACGGTAGTAAAACCAAAAGCACATAATATCAAGCATTTTGAACGTATTGGCGATCacaaaaattaaaagataagTATGCAGCTGAACTTTGCCCTAGCACAATGAAAGATCAGACAATATACAAAAATTATACAACAACATAGAAATTAAGATCAACTGGCATACTTTAAGGGGTGGGAATACTCATAGAAGTTAGAACTGGATTTCTTTCATAGCAATATTCAGCAACAATAAGAATCCCATCCTGAAAAGTGAAAACCCTGCAAAGGGAAAATGACAAATCTGTTGCAATTGGTTCTCTGGAAACAAAAAGAAGTAGAGTATAGTTCTAACCTTAGTTAATTCATTTCAAGACTTCAAGATTATACGTTGTGTATTCATTAAAAAAGATTGACTGATACATACTGAAATGGTTTCTCTTATGCATCATGATTTAAGTATTGCCTCCATCCTTTTTCATGTTTTACACTTTCATTTTCCGGATATTGGAAGATTTGGCACACTTATGTGGGAAATATTAGTTTGTATAGACAACATTCTTCAAGCATTCCATCTCTATCAGTGATCAAACAGATTTTGTAGAGGAACTGAGAAAGCTAAAAAAAAGTATTGTTCCATGACCACTAATGCATGCACATTACAGGTGTTATTAGTTCCCCTACTATGTCTGGGAAACGAACTATTACTTACCGGCTAACATAGAGAGAAAGAACACAACATCAGtgaaaattaaataaaagtgCTCATTAGATTTACTTATCGGGAAAAGTCAGATTTTGATTCAGATACAACTACTGATATGCAATCCTAAAAATTGAAGAAAGAATGAAATCAACTTATTGTAGCTCCGAAATACAACACCAAAGGGAAACTCGAACCAAAGCACGATAATTTGTTACTGGTTTTGACGTATATGATCAAGGATCATAAATATGTAAAGTGCAGAACTACTGAAGTGATTTATACGATACTGATGTCGTGCAAAAGTAGATAAGAAAAATGCAAAGAGATACCTTCTACATATATTTATGCATCAAAATATTTTGTTTTAAGTAATCTCAAAGATGAGGAATTGCAGGTAAACTCAAAACCTAACCTTGAACTGAACAGTGCCATCGCTAAATTTATAAACGAAATATCAGATTCGAATTTGAAGGAGAGGATAGATGTGAAATTTACCCTATTTCTGGTTTGTTGCTTTTGTTAATTAGCAATTTGCTAGTATGAATAACAACAATCCAGTTAAGAACATCAGTTCAGCAAACTTTTAGTTTCTCAATTTATATATGCCATTACATCACTTCGCGTGTCAACAAATTGAGCACAGTGTTGCAAAGAAATAGCCCATATGCATCAGCACCACCGAAGAATGAAAACAGCTaccaagagaaagaagaaaaacaactTACCGTAACTCACAAATACAGCACCACCGAAGACCAACTCGAACCAAAGCAGAAAAATTTAAGAGGATGATCTGAGGAACACGACAAGTCTGGAATTGGAGACAGAAATACTAAAATACCCATGGCAAACAAACGTAATTCCAAAAATGCCCCTGTTCGTACCCCCAACTCCCCCGTCTATATATTACTAGATTAAGGTAATCTTAATCTTCATTCATAAAAGTAAACATAAATTGATAACTCGAGCACTAAACTCAAGTCCCAAGAAGAAAGGTATAATAGAAATGGAATGAGATTATCGGTATAAGTTGAACCAAAACAAACTTGCAGTTTGTATTATATTACAAGGGTAACTAAATATTCAGAAATCTTACCCGCTCCCTTCCTGTAAATGCTTGGCCTCCTGCTTGTTCCATcagaaatgacatgggaaataCTTCATAGAGAACCCTGTTTCGTGCCATTTCATTTTTAACCTTTCAGCAAAGTATGTAGAGAAGTTCCTTCGTGATTCAGAAGATGTAATCATCGCTTATTCATACAGAATGTTAATCTGATCAATAAATGAACAATGTCTACTTATACAAAAATAGGTCACATAATGTATCAGTGAGTGTCAACAATATTGCTTAACAAATCATAAAACTGACTTATCTTTCAAAATGACATTGTTGTACCCAAATATTCTTACAAAACAAGCGATCAACTGCTCTTGTATCACTTCTTCAGCAGGAAGCTCTACATCTGCCTCTTTCCTCAAAGATGTAACATCTTTATCCACAATCCCACAAGGCACAATATGTTTAAAGTAGTTTAAATCAGGATCCATATTGAATGCTAATCCATGAGATGTAATCCCAGATGAAATTCTAACTCCAATTGCGCCAATTTTTCTGTCCTCAACCCAAACCCCAGTTTCGCATTTATTTCCAACCTGTGCTTTCACACCATACATAGATGCCAATTCAATCATGGTTAGCTCAAGCTTCTCGACATATTTTCGAGCCCCCAAACCGATATGGCGCAACGAAACAATGGGATACAAGATCGCTTGGTGAGGACCGTGAAAAGTAATGTCACCTCCTCTTTGTGTATAGTGAAGTTCTGCCCCAATGGCTTTGAGCTCTGAATCAGGAATGAGTAGATTATGAACTGTTTCCCTTTTGCCAACTGTATATGTCAGTGGATGTTGTAAAGATAATAGGGTATCAGTAATTTTAAGAGCTTTTCTATCAGATGCCAGCTTCTCTTGCAGCTTCAGCGCCTCCAGGTAATTGACAGTGcccattttccaaatttcaagaCTACGCCTCATTTGCCTGAAAATTACGCAACAATCAATCATTCGTGCaaagtgaaaagaaaaaaaaaaagaacccgCAACATTAGGAAGTCCATGTTTGTTGTGGAGCAGAAGTATGATTCTAACTTATATGACAATGGTAAAGCATATCACTATAGACGTGCTAAAGCTCAAGACTGTTAGACAACAAAGTGAGTAAATGACAAGCATAAGAAGCACAATATCAGAGCTGCGCTTCTATTTTAGTAGCCGGAGCAGTTTCTCAGGTCACAAATTTATCCCAAATGTTATACTCTACGTTTTCTTAAAGTAAAGACAAAGTGTGTTTCCGGTTTGTAgttttccaattttcccatgCGCGGTTGGCcaaaatttttggaaaacattttctctaggaaaacaagctCCTTAAAAATgcggaaaatgacttccctagtggaagtagggaaaacaagttccacaagtggcATTCCACATTAATTGTGTCCTCCCCACCCTTcaacacacctcatcttcacccccACCCCGACCTCCCATAGTATTTGTATAGATCATATACAAATGCTTTTAGGATAATATACACATCATCTGATGGAGTTATATTTGACCAATAAGGGGAAAAAAATCAATATATTGTAATTCTGAATGAGAGAGGAGTAATTCAATGCATTTTTCAGATTAGAAAAAGCAAAACACTCAATTCAGtttcaagaaagaaaagaaagttacAAAACATATAGAAAAGAGCATCCTTTTTATAAAATACAACCCTCTAGGCTCAAAAATTAAGGAACTGACAAATCAAgatctgtttttttttcttcattgaCCTTAGAGAACATAGTCTCTCAATATCAACATCCAACAAAGAAGCTTACATTTGTTAGTCCATTTGCTAGTTACCACTTAGATATAAAACCAATAAACCTTGATAGTAATGCCCTTTAAAGCATATGAGTCAATTTGTTATCTTAACTGCTGTTACGTAGGATATTCCCTAATTTTGCAGAATTACATCTAAATATCCATCAAGAATGGATCTTTTTCCCATTTACAGGCCTTCTTACGTAGTACTctttccgtcccaatttaagtgtcttgctTTCTTTTTTGGTTTGTTCCCAAAAGGGTGTCACTTTCTATATTCAGTAAGTTAGACAATTCAAACATTCTACATGACaaatttataatcacaagatttaaaTAGCATTTTGGTAGATTCAAtgcatctttaatttaagactacaagattcaaaagttagTCTTTACTTTCTTAAAACTCCGtacctagtcaaactaagacattAAATTGGACGGAGGGGGTGATATTTTTGAGGATTTCTTGGCCAATAAGGTAAAATTTTCAATACATTGCCAATTTTGAATGAAGGAGTAATTCAAATCATTctcaagaaagaaaagaaagttacAAAAATAAAGATGAATAAGCTAGAGAGAGTACCTAGTTGTAAGACACTGGAGCTGAATTCTTCAATGATTTTTAATGCAAGTTTCAATTCACTGCAAAAGCCTATTGTTGTATTAATTTTCCGATATGTATTTTACGGAGAAAATAAAAAGGAGAAGTCCAACATAGGCCCTTACTTTTGTGAGTAGGCTTTAGATGACCCCCTATTTATAACTTGGAGCATAAATAGTTCCCTAAGTTTGCAAAACTTTAGTGCATGTGGTTCAACTAACAAAAAGTACCTTTAACACTATTAAAACTAATGTAATCAATATGATCAAACTCATAAGAAGCtaaacccattttttttaatatatatatttgaggtgtttgggccaaaaaaaagtgtttttgactTTTGAACACCATGGGAAAGAACCTACTGCCATAAGTAGATAATTCATTTTTCCTTGTCCGTGTATTGTTGTCTGTGAAGATAAAACAAACGGTTAGTCGGATTTTAATGTGAGTATGAGAGATATTGgtggaaaaaaaacaaaaaaaaaggtaaaatatACTCCTCTATTTTATTAGCTAATTTTATTCTCCGTTAGCGATTGTGAATAAAAATATCCTTGCCGACCCCTATTTGGATAGAAATCTCAAATTCTCTTCATTACCCGATTTCAAAAAAATTACCCATTCTCCTTTGTTGACCCACCCCGGagaataaatgataaatatcctTTTGGCACTGGCCGTGTACGGGGTCATATTGATTGTGATATAGATTCTTTGGCATTTGTACACGGAGCACTTCATTGGCTTGGTATGGATGTTTCATATAATTATTTTGTGGTTTCATTTAGTATAGCGAATGAGGTGTATGGAGAGAGACCGTTGCTGGAGCGGATGTGCAATAGACCCAGCAGATCTTTCGGCGACTATGGCGTTTCAGTATCGAGAGGAATGCTTTGTTTTTATTATGAAATGGCAGCCACTTTTAATTTGTGGGTAATGAAAGACTATGGTGTCAAGGAAACTTGGACTCAATTGCTTACAATAGAAGATACTGATCTTTTTAGTTCTGGCAGACCGAAATATTTGTTTGCGGATGGTGAAGTGCAACAAGGCTGCAAATGTTACGAATGTTTTGGTTCTGTATTAAGCACATCTAGAGGACTATGGCCAGAATGTGTTACCTTTAAGCAAGGAATTGCTTATACAGAGAGTTTGATCTCTCCTAAATTACTTACTTAGTATTTGCTTATGTATGATCGTgacacttttttttctttttacatttCTCGAAGACCGTGTAACCTTTTATTTATTATGATAAATTTATCTATTGCTGCTAAATTTTGGTTCCGAATGTATTTATCCAAGCTGTGAGCTTACTTTCTTCATCTTCCCTGAGAAGTGACGGGAGCCATTCTTTGCTAAGAAGTGATCGAAACTCTCTTTTTTACCTATTGTTGCTTGTCCAACGGTACATAGTAATTGACCAACTAATGAACTGCTTAATCTTCAGCTGTTTAATAATCTGATTTAACAGGTTAGAGCCTTTTATAATTATCCAAGTTTGTTTCCTGACACTGCTCTCTGCTCCACTCATCGAAATTCCCTGGAACCTTAGAGCACATCTGTCCCAGTGAGAGAGACCAAACACAGCCAACAAATCATTACCAAGCATCAATTGTTTAATCATAGTATATTTTCTATGCTTTGCTTATGCTAGATGTTTGTTGGATTAAATATCTATTTATAATGTAGCATCTCGTACGCACAATTGTAACACTGTAAATCCGAGCTAGGTGTGAATATGTTAAATGAGTGTTAATGTGACATTAGACATGTGAAGTACTATCGGGATGAGTTTGGACGGAAATATTTTCGATAGGTCTGTCTTCCAGCCTGATTTAACAAAAAtccattgggaatttgagaaaacttaacacatgaaagttgtagccctttgaaatacctttccatccatatacTGTGGAGGTCAAATAGAGTTATGTGTTaggagttatgcccgttttattGAACGTGGTCGTCAAAGTCGAAAAAGACGTAAAATTTTGGCTAAGTATGAAATGAGCAGGGTAGCTCGCTGAGCTTGTTCCAAGGCAAGACTAGAGCTCGCCATAGCACGCGCTCAGCGCGTTAGGGGGTccaaaaatgaaaattttcaaaCAAAGTTGTTAAGTATAGATAGGACGGGTGACCTCGCTGAGCGAAGTTCAAAGGGAGGTATGACTCGCTATAGAGCTCGCTGAGCGAGTCCCATAGCGTGTCCACCTCGCGCTTTGGCACTCGCTTGGCTAGCCAAGTGGTCCAAAGTGCTCGcgctataaattcaacacttaactcgaaatttcattcagacattccaacttcgtGAAAAACCCTTTAAGGACGATTTTTCTCTCCTCTCAACCTCCCACATCAAGGTAAGAATATCTTTACGATTCTTAATCAATCCTAGCACTAAATACATGATTCTTAAAGGAAAACATAGGGATAACAAGTGATCCTTCTCCAACGATTCAAAGCTAGGGTTTGAGTG from Lycium barbarum isolate Lr01 chromosome 10, ASM1917538v2, whole genome shotgun sequence includes:
- the LOC132614644 gene encoding octanoyltransferase LIP2, mitochondrial-like; the encoded protein is MRRSLEIWKMGTVNYLEALKLQEKLASDRKALKITDTLLSLQHPLTYTVGKRETVHNLLIPDSELKAIGAELHYTQRGGDITFHGPHQAILYPIVSLRHIGLGARKYVEKLELTMIELASMYGVKAQVGNKCETGVWVEDRKIGAIGVRISSGITSHGLAFNMDPDLNYFKHIVPCGIVDKDVTSLRKEADVELPAEEVIQEQLIACFVRIFGYNNVILKDKSVL